One window from the genome of Candidatus Vogelbacteria bacterium encodes:
- a CDS encoding RluA family pseudouridine synthase produces MSFYQDMMINIPVVYEGDDFLAVNKPAGLAVHGDSHSSNQTLVDWVLKCHPECRGVGESMKLDSGEVIDRPGIVHRLDKDTSGILLIAKKQSAYDWLKEAFQNHEIKKTYQALVYGNFKEEEGVIESAIGRSRKDPRVRSAYKQAVGKLREAKTNYQVIKQFPGYSYLEVKPETGRTHQIRVHLKFISHPIVCDSLYAPGRECLPGLGRQALHAKILEFKSPEGEVFHLEAETPADFTSALDYLASL; encoded by the coding sequence GTGTCATTTTATCAAGACATGATGATTAATATTCCTGTTGTTTATGAGGGTGATGATTTCTTGGCTGTTAATAAGCCGGCCGGTTTAGCTGTTCATGGTGATAGTCACTCTTCTAATCAAACTTTAGTCGACTGGGTTTTGAAGTGCCATCCAGAGTGTCGAGGGGTGGGTGAGTCAATGAAATTGGATTCCGGGGAAGTAATTGATCGACCGGGTATTGTTCATCGCCTAGACAAAGACACTAGCGGTATTTTATTGATTGCCAAAAAACAGTCAGCTTATGATTGGTTAAAGGAAGCTTTTCAAAATCACGAGATTAAAAAAACCTACCAAGCTCTGGTTTATGGCAACTTTAAAGAGGAAGAGGGGGTCATAGAGTCAGCAATTGGTCGTAGTCGGAAAGATCCTCGGGTCCGATCGGCCTACAAACAGGCGGTGGGTAAGTTGCGGGAGGCTAAAACGAACTATCAAGTGATTAAACAATTTCCTGGGTATAGTTATTTGGAGGTCAAACCAGAGACTGGGCGAACTCATCAGATTAGGGTGCATTTAAAGTTTATCAGTCATCCGATTGTTTGTGATTCCTTATATGCCCCCGGTCGGGAGTGTTTACCAGGACTTGGTCGCCAGGCTCTACATGCTAAGATCTTGGAATTTAAGAGCCCAGAGGGGGAAGTTTTTCATTTAGAGGCAGAAACCCCGGCTGATTTCACTTCTGCCCTTGATTACCTAGCCAGTTTGTGA
- the rplS gene encoding 50S ribosomal protein L19, with amino-acid sequence MSLATAFKVSSVDMVKRQKVDLRPGTTVRVWQKIQEKGKTRLQAYEGLVIARKHGFEPGATFTVRKVASGVGMEKIFPLYSPNIDKIEIVKTSKVRKAKLYYIRDKAAKEIRRRMKQTGVKAVNEDEELYVTPEEVITAANEVAVAEATGEEIPETETPAETTEEK; translated from the coding sequence ATGTCATTAGCTACCGCCTTCAAAGTTTCGTCTGTCGATATGGTTAAGCGTCAAAAAGTTGACCTTCGCCCTGGTACGACAGTGCGAGTTTGGCAAAAAATTCAGGAAAAAGGCAAGACCCGTCTTCAAGCTTATGAAGGTTTGGTTATTGCTCGCAAACATGGTTTTGAACCAGGGGCGACTTTTACTGTTCGCAAGGTAGCTAGTGGGGTGGGCATGGAAAAGATTTTCCCACTCTATTCTCCTAATATTGATAAGATTGAAATCGTTAAAACTTCTAAAGTTCGCAAAGCTAAACTTTATTATATCCGTGACAAAGCAGCTAAAGAGATTCGTCGTCGGATGAAACAAACAGGAGTTAAGGCTGTTAACGAAGATGAAGAATTGTACGTTACACCCGAAGAGGTGATCACTGCCGCCAATGAGGTAGCTGTCGCCGAAGCAACGGGTGAAGAGATACCAGAAACAGAAACGCCAGCAGAAACCACTGAAGAGAAATAA
- a CDS encoding cob(I)yrinic acid a,c-diamide adenosyltransferase — MLYTRKGDKGTTKTFGCDQRISKSSAIAEALGTLDEINSFLGLCKVKSAEQNFTIASDRTFADIVGEVQHNLFIIQAELAGADKHIIEEKVKGLETLVDGMEQELPPITSFFVSGGSELAALFDIGRTIARRAERRVVGVSEEGAVKLGEFTLPYLNRLSSLLYALARLSNAKSGITEEPPSYK, encoded by the coding sequence ATGCTCTATACTCGAAAAGGTGACAAAGGTACAACCAAAACTTTTGGTTGTGATCAAAGAATTTCTAAAAGTTCGGCTATTGCTGAAGCTTTAGGGACTTTGGATGAAATAAATTCTTTCTTGGGTTTGTGTAAAGTTAAGTCGGCTGAACAAAATTTTACGATTGCTTCTGATAGAACCTTTGCTGATATTGTAGGCGAGGTTCAACATAATCTATTTATTATTCAGGCAGAGTTGGCCGGAGCGGATAAACATATTATTGAAGAGAAAGTGAAAGGCTTAGAAACTTTAGTAGACGGAATGGAACAAGAATTACCGCCGATCACATCTTTCTTTGTCTCCGGTGGTTCAGAATTAGCTGCCTTGTTTGATATTGGTCGAACGATTGCTAGGCGGGCGGAGCGGCGGGTGGTGGGTGTCTCAGAAGAGGGAGCTGTCAAATTAGGAGAATTTACGTTGCCTTATCTAAATCGTTTATCGAGTCTTCTATACGCTTTAGCTAGACTTAGTAATGCTAAATCTGGTATAACAGAGGAACCGCCAAGCTATAAATAG
- a CDS encoding HIT domain-containing protein, producing MPKDCPFCVENGKVVTLCQNDMAYLVAACDGGGNVIDDRFLIIPKEHVESIIDLPSDWHGATQQLLSDHFGQTIAGRSFNLSFNQGQEAGQRVGHVHCWLIFRDKHSEGAASELGLSSLIDKMRKLS from the coding sequence ATGCCAAAAGACTGTCCGTTCTGTGTTGAGAATGGGAAGGTGGTAACCTTGTGTCAAAATGACATGGCTTATTTAGTCGCCGCCTGTGATGGAGGAGGTAATGTCATCGATGATCGTTTTCTGATTATTCCCAAAGAGCATGTTGAGTCGATCATCGATTTGCCGTCTGATTGGCACGGGGCCACGCAGCAGCTTTTAAGTGATCACTTTGGCCAGACAATAGCTGGAAGATCATTCAATCTGAGTTTTAACCAAGGACAAGAAGCTGGTCAGAGGGTTGGACATGTTCACTGCTGGCTTATCTTTCGGGACAAACATTCGGAAGGTGCTGCTAGCGAGCTAGGTTTATCGTCTCTCATTGATAAGATGAGAAAGTTGTCGTGA